A single window of Nicotiana sylvestris chromosome 3, ASM39365v2, whole genome shotgun sequence DNA harbors:
- the LOC104241311 gene encoding protein cornichon homolog 1, with protein sequence MAWEPILWLIFLVINISLISLIIYQIVCLTDLEADYMNPYESSSRINSVVLKEYILHGVFCILFLITGHWFIFLLMLLPAYYNARKFLNRQHLIDVTEVFRFIESEKKNRIFKLGFYLVLFVLVLVSLVLSFINALVDEDDAIDFGSLPLPSFF encoded by the exons atggcTTGGGAACCCATTCTTTGGCTGATATTTTTAGTCATTAATATTTCCCTCATCTCATTAATCATCTATCAG ATTGTGTGTTTAACAGATTTGGAAGCTGATTATATGAACCCTTACGAGTCTTCATCTCGTATCAACTCTGTGGTCCTTAAAGAGTATATTTTACATGGTGTATTTTGCATCCTATTCCTTATCACAGGGCATTGGTTTATCTTCCTGCTAATGCTTCTTCCTGCTTACTATAATGCCAGAAA ATTCTTAAACCGGCAGCATCTTATTGACGTGACTGAAGTTTTTAGGTTCATCGAGTCTGAGAAGAAGAATCGGATATTCAAGCTGGGTTTCTACTTGGTCCTCTTTGTTCTAGTGCTTGTCAG TCTGGTCCTATCTTTTATCAACGCTCTAGTCGATGAAGATGATGCTATCGATTTCGGTTCCTTACCACTGCCCAGTTTCTTTTGA
- the LOC138887113 gene encoding uncharacterized protein: MKGVMHFGKKVKLSSRYNGSYKILRRIRQVAYKLELPSELEFFHPVFYVSMLKKCIGYPSRVIPIKYVQVTEDLSYEEVLVAILDRQVRKLRTKDVASVKVLWRNKNTEEMTWEEEEEMKYKYPYLFQIEDNEDDGGAQDALEGETAL, encoded by the coding sequence atgaagggtgttatgcattttgggaagaaagttaAGCTGAGCTCGCGGTATAACGGGTCGTacaaaattcttcgacgaattagACAGGTTGCTTAtaagttagaattgccatccgaattggaatttttcCACCCGGTATTCTatgtatctatgttgaagaaATGTATTGGATACCCTTCTAGGGTCATACCCATCAaatatgtacaagttacagaggatctatcatatgaagaagttctagtggctatattagatcgacaagttcgcaagctgagaacaaaggATGTAGCTTCTGTCAAAGTATTATGGAGGAATAAGAATAcagaagaaatgacatgggaagaagaagaggagatgaagtataaatacccttacctattccagaTTGAAGATAACGAGGATGACGGGGGAGCGCAGGACGCAttagaaggtgaaacggctctatga